GTGTTTCTGATACTCAATCACAAACCCTCTTTGTTGGCTCCAGATATATAGTGATAGAGGCGTCTGAAGGCCATGGCGGCTCCGACCCCGAGAAAATACGCCTCGGCATCTGTGGAGACCCATCGCGTGGCCGAATAATGACGGACCTACAAACAGACACTCATTAGGACGGCACAATCCGAAATTCAGCTCAGCGCAACCAAGTAACCCACATATCAGGAGCGCCCGACCTCGTACTCGTCCGTCCTGCAGATCAGATCGAACTGAAGACATTCTTTGGACTCGCTGCAGAAACTGCTGGACGAGTTACTGGGGCTGCGTGAGACACAAAACACACGTTACTGTCCCGCTGTCGTCCTCTAGAGAGTTAATAATGATGTGTAATATCTGACCCGACAGTGCTGACGGCCAGAGACTCCAGAGACAGCAGAGACAGCAGCGTCACGCCGTACAGACGCCTGAGACAGAGACAAAGaatctttttgttgttgtatagTGCTGGCCAAAGttattagaacactagtattttcaccagctaaaacaTGATTTGAAAATGGTTTGAAGTCAGTTATTTCTCTTTTGCTGTAGTTTTCCTACCCGAGTAACCTATGCCAAAacctgctttaaacgcaaaggatgctcacaccaaatgctgatttaatttagttaacacaagttaattgataaagaaaatctattcatgacattatttttgactGCATTCTCactttacagcatttttactcAAGTGCCCAAAACTTTTAACAGCactgtagctttgcaggtaggtttcttgaagcatcttggagacgtttccacagttcttctggatttagtctgtctaaGTTTGTTCGATGTCATTCCGGACAGaatggatgatgatgatgaggtcagtgtggagcacttgctgttgtgcaaacaaaaaaaaaaatgatttttgtgctagtatttacacattttatctGGTGCAAATACTGGTGTTCTAATAATTCTGGCCACCGCTGTATATTGATAccattgtaattttattaaggtAACCATCTTCTGTAAAAACCTGTATGACCTCCTTTTGAGGAAcacaaaatatgatgttttgaaGAACACTGAGgaaccaaaaaaacaacaacaacaacaaaaaaaaaaaaaacagaaacaatcaTGGAAATTCTAACgatttccactacaaataccattacaagcattacaaaccatcaacttttaaccattaaaaaatggtttgctgcagtgtgttttgggacatgcTCCAATAGCAACCAACAGAAGGccaccaattaccagtagagaccaacaggtACCAGTACAGTTACCATTAAAACCAAcacaattcccattataaccagtaaaacaattacaaatgttgtgatgtttgtgaaatcattaggaaatcatttttgtttctgTGTTGACTTTACAAAAGcaacacaattttaaataaaacaatgtaaaaagtgtctaagaaaaaaaaaaaatatatacactacagttcaaaagtttggggtcagtatatttttattgtttcttttttttttttaaaagaaattaatacttttattcaccaaggatgtattaagttaataattaaaagtttattaaattttaataataaataatttacattgttataaaatatttatattttgaataaacaatgtactttttaaacttattcatgaaagaatcctgaaaaaaaaaaaaaaaaaaaaaaaaaaaaaaaaaaaatcacaggttccaaaaaatgtttggcagcataactgttgatattatctaacattgatcattctaataataaatccgcatattagaatgatttctgaaggatcatgtgacacttaagactggagtaacagctgataaaaattcagcttttcatcacaggaataaattctattttaaaatatgttaaaataaaaaacattattttatattgtaaaaacattttgcaatattacagttttttttctatatttttaatcaaataaattctttaaagactattacaagtcttactgaccccaaacttttgaacggtagtgtatatacatatacgtatatatatatatatacatatacgtatatatatatatatacattgttaaactacagaaaaaatgtaattgaattcTGCTGTGTCATTTAAAGTGTTCCTGAATACAACACAGAGCAGAAATCTTCAGCTGGTCCtggtgcacacacacattcccAGATGAGGACAATGCACAGACTCCTGTTGTTTTTAGGTacttataaaatattgtaacatAAACAGAAAACCACCTGCATTTAGAAATTTCTGCATAATTTttgcaacatttatttactttctttattagactttttttttttttttttttttttttaaatgagggTGTCCCCCAAAAGAAGGTTTTGGTAGATTTGTCACGTTTGACTTAattctgaataaatatttttcccGAAAATATGGTTAGTTAGACAGACACACACCTTAAAGTTTCCTCCTGCCGCACTGCGGAGAAACTTAAACCCGAAACACCCGCATCAATCATCAACATCCCTCTCATAAAACATTCATCTGAGCAGTGTTTCTAAAAGCACATTCAGCGCTCTCTTAAACTACGAATATTCATCTCAAACGTCATcaaatccacacaactccatcATAAATGACTGCAGATGCAGAACAAACTTTAAGATTTTAGACATTCCTCGCGAAACTGCCCAATGGAACACCTAGAATTACAACAATCAAAACACGTTAAACACTTTTACGTACTTGTGTTACAAAACCAACCGTACAGAATGTTTTATACTTACATCGTGGTTTATATGCGAGTCTGGCGGAGATGAATCGAGGCGCTTCACATCAGCACCCGAGCGCGTTCACGAGCCTCCCTGCGCGCGGGCTCGTTCACTGGAAGACAAGGCGCGCGCTGAAGCGGTAAGTACAAACCCTTTTCTCTTTTCACACATAACAAACCAAAGAAACGAGTCGATACTtaagttgatttatttaaaacctTAACACAATtaacagcataaaccagcaacatAAGTTCAGCAGGAAAATATTATTCTTCTGACAGTTTGTGGAAATATTAGCCAGTTTAAAAGCATCGAGCGGGAAAAAAAATGGAGTGACGTTCTGGAGAGGTTTTCAAGTCTAAACTGCTGCGATCAAACGACAACGCCATTTTAATGACGGAAGCTTCGCGCGCTTTCAGTGTAGACCGTTGGTTTTAACGGCTGCGATGACAGTGGTTAGTCCTTCATTTATAACTGCATATTAACATTtctaattgttaaataaaggaGGGACAATAACAGAAGATGGAGCCATGagtaaaatattaacttttCCAAAGAGGCAAAAGACAAAAATCGTTACTGATGTGTCGCATGACTGATAACCTAGGAACCTCTCAGGAACGTTCAGCTCCATCCAGGTAAGAATATAAACATTAACAGTCATGGATCAGACATGCTTTAAAGAAATCAACACctgaaaatcataaatacattcCATCTGAGGAAAAACAAGCAACATTTTAAGAACTCAGATGAGCGTTCTTTAAATCTTTAGCGCAACTGGTGATAGCGTCACGCTAACCAACCTGTTTTACGCCTGTTCCAACGCGCTTTATTTACGCTCGTTTTTACGGTACTATTAGAGCAGAATCGCCTCCAGCCATTGAATCAAATGTTAACAGAAAAACCATGATATACAAACAATAGCATcaattcagaaaaacagcatcagACTGCTtcgataaaataataaagacattaGGAAATAACAGAAGGCTAAAATCAAACAAATCCAATTATCTGAGCACATCCAGTATAATGATTGTACATCTTtggaatgaaagaataaatgaGCAAACAAATTGACGGACAGAGCAGAGTGACCACATTATTACTGTAAACCAACGCAAGAGATTCAGTCCGTGTCACTGCCGTCCCCGAGTCCGTATGGGAAAATCAGCTCATTGTCTCACGGAAATCGTGTCTGCTGCATTTTATTCTCACACGGGGTTTTTTCCATTCCGTCTTTTTCACTTGCATAGTGAGTCTGTGGGTACCGTGACAGCAACCTCAGGAAGGGGAGGAGTTAAAGAGTCCAGGCTCCGCCCTCTTTGATATGACACTCACAACGCAACctccctctgtctctctcgGCCGTTAGACGTTTTCTTCACCTTGTGGATGCCCTCCAGCGCTCCCGATTCTGTTACGCTGTGTGCGAGAGAAACGACATCACGCACTGAACCTATcgtagagaaagagagaaagatagaGACACCTACACTTCATCCATCTCCAGGTCCTCCTCGTCCTGAGGCAGCTGTAGATACGGGTTATTTGATGCCGGACGGAACTTGAATCCCGTCAAGACGAAGAAGATCAGAGTAGAAACCTCCACTAAAAACTGCAAACACCAGGAGAGAAAAGACGAAAGCTCTGGTTAGGCTTGGAATGATTTGTGCTACCaaggtgaccctggaccacacaaccagtcttaagtcgctggggtatatttgtagcaatagccaaaaatacattgtatgggtcaaaattatagatttttcttttatgccaaaaatcattaggaaattaaagggatagttcgcccatTTAAGACATGAAGTTGTATGCAATCCTTACCAGCACTATAGTGTATACACGCTGACCCACTCTGTGGTCACCTCCCTGGTCAGAGTTCTGGCCGCTGGAAGTTTTTCAAGAAAGTAGTCCCGGTTAGTTTCCGGGGCCTCAAAACTGTGCATGAAAAAATTATATGCGTTTCAAAGCTTGATTcatttacatcacaaaaaacaCTCCAGACAAAATTCATACCTCAGTTTTAATCGGCACTATTTTCTTTCCATTTCCATCAATCCGCGCTGCTGTCAACGTCAACAGTGCGCACGTTCCGATCAGCTGTTCCATAGTGTTTACACACTCGAATGGCAACGAcgtaaaaagtagaaaattaacaatggtGCGAACTTGTAAATTCCCAGGTTGTGACCACAAGAATGTGCCGGGATCACCGTTCAGATTCCATCGTTTTCCTGTTTCGGATATAGCTATGAGACAGCTTTGGCTGGTTGCCATCGGCTATTCTGCGGGAGCTAAAATATCCAGTATCAAGCATTTTCGTGTGTGCAGAGCTCACTTCAGCGAAGACGATTACATCCCCAACCAAggaggaaaaagcaaaaaacggATTTTAAAGAGTTCTGCTGTACCAGTACCATGGGTAAGCTCTGTTTACTAACTTTGTCGCATACGACAGGTTAATTTTGAAGCTAACGTCAGTTTTTAGGCTACACTAAGAATATGCTAACCGGGGCAATGATAGCATCGACAACAATCGACTGTCTATGTGGTGAGAAAATCGGCAAATGTCTTTACTaatgaactgaattgaatctatataacacaacaaaatatgatGCTTCGCTATTGCTGTTATTGTCTGTAACTATGCGGAACCTGTGTCGGTATCATCGTGTTTATAAGTGTGCttgaaaatctttaaaatccgttttttgctttttcctccTTGGTTGGGGATGTAATCGTCTTCGCTGAAGTGAGCTCTGCACACACGAAAATGCTTGATACTGGATATTTTAGCTCCCGCAGAATAGCCGATGGCAACCAGCCAAAGCTGTCTCATAGCTATATCCGAAACAGGAAAACGATGGAATCTGAACGGTGATCCCGGCACATTCTTGTGGTCACAACCTGGAAATTTACAAGTTCGCaccattgttaattttctactttttacgTCGTTGTCATTCCAGTGTGTAAACACTATGGAACAGCTGATCGGAACGTGCGCACTGTTGACGTTGACAGCAGCGCGGATTGATGGAAATGGAAAGAAAATAGTGCCGATTAAAACTGAGGTATGAATTTTGTCTGGAGtgttttttgtgatgtaaatgAATCAAACTTTGAAACGCATATAATTTTTTCACGTAAAAACGCACAGTTTTGAGGCCCCGGGAACTAACCGGGACTACTTTCTTGAAAAACTTCCAGCGGCCAGAACTCTGACCAGGGAGGTGACCACAGAGTGGGTCAGCGTGTATACACTATAGTGCTGGTAAGGATTGCATACAACTTCATGTCTTAAATgggcaaactatccctttaagtaaagatcatgttccatgaagatagttTGCAAAttccctactgtaaatatatcaaaacttaatttttgattagtaatatgcattgcaaagaacttaatttggaaaactttaaatgtgattttctcaatattttgaattttttgcaccctcagattccagatactGAAATAGTCgtttaaatctaaattttgaaaaattgacacttatgactggttttgtggtccagggtcacaaatgccaTCTGCGTAGCTTATGTGCTCATGTTATGCTGAGGCAGGGTTAGCGTGATTACCTCCTGACACCACTGCCACTGGAACGGCACAGTGAGCTTCAGCAGTATCGCGATGATCCGTGTGAAGTAGATGTAACAAACGATCTGAGGACAGAGAAACAGCTTTCAGTCGTCCGCCTTAGAgaaattatctttttaaatgCGAGTAAAGATGAATGTCTCACCATCACATAATAATGTCTGAAGAGCTTTAACTTCTCCAGGTTCATGGCAGCTGcacgcaaacaaacaaacacacaagcatTGTGCATTCAGaaccaaacacacaaatatatatacacacacaaacaaacaagaacaaTATCAGTATCAATAACTATACCGATAACTACAGATAACTATAATGATACTGattactataacaataactattaAGATAATTAAccgataaatataaaaatatataaaaaataaccataACGATAAAGATAATTGCACCAATAACTATAAAAAGAATTATATTGATTACCATGACATTAACTATAAAGACTGTAAAActgataactataaagatagcATAACAATAGAGATAATTGTGCTGATGACTGTACcgataactataaaaataattatactgaTCACTTTAACAATAACGATAAAGATAACTACACCGATAATGGTACCGATAACTAACAGTAactataaatttaattatactgaattaaatttaaataaaaaataattactctataaaaatgattatagaGTTTTAATTACTACaacaataactataaaaataaaactgatcacTATGAAGATAATCATAAATATACAACTATTCCGCTAAACTAATAACTATAACGATAACCaataagtataaaaatattaactataCCCTCAATTATACTAATAAccataacaataactataattacattgataactataataataataattacataaataataattataaataatataatataaataaataataaataaataataataaataataattacaattactatAATGATTGTAATTGTAACATTAAGTATAACTGTAACagtaattgtaaatatttactaTAATTACTATAACAATAATCATAGCAGTAACTTTACTACAAGCAATAACCGATAACTGTAACTGATAGCTGACAATAACTATACCGATAACGATAAAGATAATTACACCAAGAACTGTACCAATATCTACccataactataaaaataattataccgATAACTGTACCCATAACTACAGATAACTACcgataactataaaaataattacactgATAACTGTATTGATAACTACAGATAACTACGaagaattataaaataatgaaactgattaatttaaaatctaaactACAGCGATAACCATAGCAACAACTTTACTATAAGCAATAAACAATAACTGTAAAAGATAATTACACTGATAACTATAATAACTATTATGATAACGGTAATATAAGAACAACTTTAACGATAGTGGTAACTGTAACGATCATTATAGTAATAACTATTAGCGTCCACACAACCAGCGATAATGTTCTGTTTACTGGAAACACAGtctcttaaaaagaaaaaagagattCCAGTGAAATGGCTCCTCTTGTGTTGGTACTGTTTTAGTTGCATTGTGAACTCTGCTATTAGAGTTAGATAAGTTATTAATACTGTATGTTTATAGTCCAACACACCTTTGCCATCTGTGTTGGAAGCCTCCTGCAGATGTCGGATGGACCTGTTAGACACacaatcataaaaacacatCAAATAGCAGTAAACATCAGCACATCCAGAGTGTGACGCACAGATACGCACCAGACGACAGGGAACAGCACGGCTCCGCAGCAGATGAGATCCACCAGGAACAGGATCTCCCTCCAGAGAGCGTATTCGCTCGTGCCCTCCTCCGTCTCCTCGATGATGATATAGGACACGTTAGCCAGAACCTGCACGAACCACCAACAAACCCACATCAGTCACAGATACCACATCAGAAACACGTGGACGAtgtgtttacacacacaaacctgCAGAGGAATGACAATCATGAAGATCTTCTTTTCTTTGTCCGACAGGATGTATTTCACAAAGGCAAAACCGGTGCCGATGAGAGCCAGCGTGATGAACAGCAGAGCCCCCTTCAGcctgacacacaaacaccacaTTCTCATGACACTGTGATTCTGACATCATCATTCACACTGAACAATATGCATCTCCGTGTATCTCTAAGCATGAGAAACAGGAGGAAAACAAAGGTCTGCTACGCACAGGTGAGTGATGTAGTACATGACGGCCCAGCCTTCAATAGGATGACCTTCAGAGTTGATGAAGTGATAGTTGATCTGAGAGGAAGACAAACGAACACTCGTGAGGAGGAGACGAACACAGTAACACCAGCAACACCAGCAACATGCATCATGACAACTCTgtcatacatacatataatatacatacaaatatatattgttttgtattaatatacaagtaaacattttgttttcatatctACATCGAAGCAcatatacatcaaaataaatgaatatatgactAAACGAAgaaatttaaaagcaaacataTGTAAGTGAATATTGCTGTTTATTACTCATACTGGtcttatacataataataataataataataatattattattagtagtgcaaaaattataataataactaataaaaataaaaaaaactagacTTTTACAGTATATCCATGCTACTAAAAGAGTGTAACTGGTGCTGAGTGGCTGCGATCGGTGTGTTTTACTCACACTGTGAAACAGAAGAGACACGGCTTTAGTGTACGCCAGCGCCGCCATCAGCCAGTGGATCTTAAACACGCTGTacctgtcaaacacacacagcataAACCTCAGCGGTTCACTCACAGTGACAGAcccgcgcgtgtgtgtgtgtgtgtatgagcgTGTACCTGTACTTGAGCAGCGTGTACGTCCACACCACTGCGGCGGTGaaaaagatggccgccattgaGACGTAGAGTCGCGGCAGTGGAATCTCAGCTGCCGAAAGAAAACCGTTGGGATTCTTCTCTTTGATCTCcacctaacacacacacacagtttgatCCTGATCATGTGATACGCAGCTGAGACGGTTGGATCCGGACTGCAGTACTTACTTGGAGAGAATACGGACTCAACACCTTGGATGGCGTGTTGGGGCAGTTGTGGAAGTCCAGATTGTAGAGGCCCTGCGAGCTTGCGCTCATCGTCAGATGGAACTGAGAGCGGGAGAGAAAGCAGACGGTGAGCGGTTTGATATCCGTCAGTGgtttttgtattt
This genomic window from Labeo rohita strain BAU-BD-2019 chromosome 1, IGBB_LRoh.1.0, whole genome shotgun sequence contains:
- the LOC127166683 gene encoding protein GPR108, whose translation is MMMMTKNLLSVLIFILTVSESSARIHQLKLKNETRFLVHLNSFGYFENGTLDVRLVSLNLPQEKSDSKRLVGFSLARSRVSGILSYTAEEVEECKLTKTKSEDELILFIIDTKDLSVKVKHFGNSNITLGSQLKPEKPDAGKARTKRENAKDDKQKDLSVDKTTKQKESSQDKAKVTPAVSSTVTQKVENLDGKYLELLHHGDSYSFSFHLTMSASSQGLYNLDFHNCPNTPSKVLSPYSLQVEIKEKNPNGFLSAAEIPLPRLYVSMAAIFFTAAVVWTYTLLKYRYSVFKIHWLMAALAYTKAVSLLFHSINYHFINSEGHPIEGWAVMYYITHLLKGALLFITLALIGTGFAFVKYILSDKEKKIFMIVIPLQVLANVSYIIIEETEEGTSEYALWREILFLVDLICCGAVLFPVVWSIRHLQEASNTDGKAAMNLEKLKLFRHYYVMIVCYIYFTRIIAILLKLTVPFQWQWCQEFLVEVSTLIFFVLTGFKFRPASNNPYLQLPQDEEDLEMDEVVTESGALEGIHKVKKTSNGRERQREVAL